GAGTTATACCTTTTGTTTAACGAGCTCTATTAATAGAAAATAATTATATgttgtttactttctttttctttatcaacTAGCTATACCTTTTGTTTTCATGTACCTCCGATGAAGGCAAACTTAATAAAcgttttttgttgtttaaacCTGATTAAATTACCATATgatacaatttatttatttatttatttaaaagtgtgaattaCTCGTGAATATCACGATGGCTAACACACATTGTCTTAACTATGTGCATGACAAATCTAtctatactctcttataaaacatttcgaagtttatttatggtatgtcttaaaaaattaagcatacttttttttcttctaaaaaatctctttcactatatatatggttctcaaaatggtCATCCGTACACTACAACACTGAATTACCGtatctacccttataacaaattgtcactccttaaaacaaaattccgccgcaacgtgcgggtattatgctcgttgACAATAACATGTATTTTAAATGCAACTGTGAATCAAATTCATGAGAACTATTCTGATTCATTTTGCAATACAACATGATGTTAGGGAATTGATATCCGTACCAaacattttgataaatttaccaaaCTGTACAAACTTTATAACATACAGTAGAAGTAATTCATGGATAACTTTGGtagattaataaaaacaaattgtaTAAATGTCATCTCCCATAATGTTAaatgtcattttttaaaaatcaatttgcaataaaagaagtttttttaaatcatattatcTACATTGGCCATGAAATTTTTGTACTATGACAATAAGCATCTCGTCGTTTAAAAAGTCACCATTAAAGTTACTCATCACATCCCAATTCCCAAGTCTTTAATATGAATAAATGAGACTTATctatcattaaaaaataaaattgaaattaatcTCGTTAATGCTTGAAAATGATCAAAGGAAAATCCCATCCCATCCCATCCCACTAAtgtatatggaaaatgataaatctacacCAAGAtttaaccatctacaacaatatatgttttatatagttatattctGTACAGTATAATACGTACAATTGTTGTAAGTGGTTAAAAagtgttgtagatttatcattgCCTAATGTGTATAATCTAAACAAGGTGGCAAAGAGGCTCtgattattattactattactctATTAGTCTTTACTCTTTAGATCCATATATTTTACACGTAGACATAAAATATGTGTGTCGTAATTACAATTTAGATTAGTTACATGAATAACTTGTTATTTTTACAAACATCACAAATGTTTAATTACTTTACTTAAGTTACATTGTAATGCATGAACTATATTTGAATGTTTcaatagataaaaagaaaaaattgtccACTGATTTTAGGCTATCTCCCAAATATATTGAcggtatataaaaaaaattaaaatgtaggTAGACCATACCTCTACAGTGGCGAATCTAGAATTTCACTCAAGGTAGGTCCTTCTTagcttattaaaataaaaaaagtgagTGTGTTAGTTGGTCAGGTCGGGTCGGGCCAACACTAACATTAAATCATACTTGCTACGAAGGAACCAGACATAATTTAACTGAataatataaaatcatttttttggAGTATAATGTTatgttcaaaatttaaaataaaaatttatattcaattaagtaaatcataattaaaattttataatatttaattttcaagttACAATAAAACAAGTTCTAAAAATAATACCAGGTATTCTTGTATAGTttccttaattaattatgtaataTTACTATATTGAAGTTTTAGCAATGATACGGCTGACTTCCTAAAGTAACATATATCGAAATATGTCCATAGTCAAATAGCTGGAGGCTGCTTTGAAAACATTTAAATTTTACAGGGGATTTTATGAAAAACTgaaataacaattaaaaaatataagctAAAGATACTGTTTATATTCTTCTTAGAGCACCCCAATGTTTTAGTATTGGTTCCGTATTGACTTCCCAATACGGTGAACACCATTAGGTGTGAGCCGTATTGGGTTCGTATTCGAGCTCGTATTGAGCCTTCTGTGGTGGTAAATACGGAGCGGCTGAaggaatttgttttttttttattcatcaaCGGCtagtttggtaaaaaaaaaaaatttgtttgaatttaatatttttttatttcaaataaccttaaacaaacacattactttattaaaacaaacacaatacatattaaaaaaaacacaattaaaacacgaaatacattACGATACGATTACTCGTCATCATCTttaattgacatttttcctaaaCCACGATAAGCGGTTTCATTTGCCCACCATTTGTCATGTTGTGGGCACCTGACTTCCCACGTCGTTTTGTCTTCTCCGCAATTGTCGTGTTACGATTCGGCCCAGGTGCATTGGTCGGTCAACGTGTGACTGGCCTTAAAAATATCATCAACCACGCTCTTGACCTGCTTGATCTCTTGTTGCAGAAACGAAGAATAATGTTCTTCGTTGTTCGAGACCTTGCGGCCTGGTGCTTGTATTGCCTCAATCATTTGATCGCATCGTCGTCTTTTCTCCCGCAAGGAACCCATGACCCTAGAGATTTCAGTTTGAAGTAGTGTGTCCTCTTTGacatcattcatgattctttttttcatctcatcttcagtcagacgaggtcggtgaacattctttttagatgatgatgatgaagacgcCATTTGGTTAAAAAGAGTGAATTGTATTTGTAGAAGAATGAAAGTTGGAATGGTAATGAAACTGAATTGTACTatgggttggtatttatagagtgacaatCCAGGCTAGCCATTCAGGGACTAAAAgtataaatgtttttgaattatttGGCCGTTTAAGGGACTATAAgcgtaaatattttgaattttgaattttgaacgttaGAGGAGCGTCtttttgtttctatatataCTGGCATTGATCAAACAATTCTGATCAACACACAAACTCTTAATATGGCTTCCTCATCAAATGCCCCTAACCGAAAACCATCAATGATCGTCGATCAAGTGCATGAgcgtatcatggctgatatcatCGACCACCAAAGGTTCAAAGAGGAACTGCTTGAAGTTGGTCTCAAACTAAAAGCGAAGAAGGAATGGTGTCAACAACAAATAACCTATATACAAACCGAGCATTGTACTGAACTTGAGTGTCagtactttacttatttgcagcaGAAGATCGATAAGATTAAAATTGCTATGGAACAACTTGCTTCTGCGATCATAACCTTGAACCATATGATCATATGGGCGAAATCAATGAATAATTTCCGTTGTTAAATTGCTCTAAGACATGATAAGTTTGTAatgctttttattttatgtattgtactcgtttttattaataaaatggtatTAATATAGAGTGACatagggactaaaagtgtaaatgttTTGAATTATTTAGTCgtttgagggactaaaagtgtaaattttttgaattcgaacgttgggggactaaaagtgtaaaatataatatttgtgtttattttctaaattatatttgttgttttatttattaaaagtttgaaaataaatatgttggagTGTATTGGTTAGTATTGGATGTATTGGGTATTAGGTGTGAATTGAATAAAAATGTATTGGAAAGAGattttgctgatgtggcgctgATGTGGCACTGTACTGGTTAGTATTGGGTAAGACCATTGGGGGTGCTCTTAGTGACAAACTGACCACAAAAGTAAAACCCATCAATCCACCATTAAAGAAATTAATCTTTCTTATCTTCTTCCTATATCAGTGAAACGTCTCATACGTTCTGACGGTCATCCAAGGATGTCCAAGGTAGTTCCTAGTAAATCTGATTccatatacaaaatttaattctAAGGTAGGATCTACGTTATAGTACTCTGGATCTGCCGTTGTACCTCTGTCTAGTTAAAGAGGTTTCTTTCAGGTTTTACCTAAATAAGAGTCTAGGACCTCCGTCTTTGTATAAATTGAGGATCGAACCTTTAACATCTGTTCCTGGAAATGAGGGTGAGAGTGTTATGTTCATTTCGCACCTTAATGAATTCTATAAATAAGCCTCTCAAGTCCGAAATACATGGGATTTATTTACATAAAGTCATAAACACATTTATGCTGTGACACCTTGGCattgtaatttttcatattCAATAACATGTCACCCTTCCAGCTACTCAGCTAGACTTCTACCATGCTTCTTATCTATATTTTTCCATACcaaatatatacagtatatttatttttttgtgccCATAAGAAACACTATACATTTCCATGGCTATGTAATTTGTACCCTTTGAGACAAACAATCTTTGACGTATGTATGAATGAACCACACTTCTCAAACAATTTTACAAAGAGATCGACATAAAAAACATAACCAAAAAGTTACAAAGACCAACCAATATGTCAAAAGGCACCTTTACAGAATTCCATGTTCATTTGAAGTAATATTGTAATGCTAAAACACTTCTATCAGATAATGAAATTAACTGTTAACACTATTGTAATTCGTAAACAAGACAAAACTGTAAACCAAATCCCCCCGTAAATATAATACAAACTACTAACTAACCAACGTTTGACGAATATCACAAGAGATGTCGTGTAGCATAAGCAAGCTGCACCATAATCTTGCGTTTAAACCAGAAATCCTCCTTGAAATGTTAAAGTCATCGAACATCCAGCTTACCAGTAGGACTCAGATTCCCCATCTGTTCCGTGATTTTATTTATACTGGTATTAGTATTCCACAAAGGCCTAATTACATCTCGTCTCTCAGACTGAACTTCCTGTGTGTTATCACCACCTCCTGGTGTTTCTGTCAAAAACTGTTCCCAGAAAACATCGTTTGCTCCTGTTTGCACTGGTGGCGCCGGTGGTGTGCTATCACCATCAGTGGCTGTAACAGGTTCTGCATTCACATCGATTCCTGATGATTTTACCCGAGAATCTTGATTCATGTAAACCAACGATATGGTAGGGCTGTCTGCGTGATTCAAATCTGGGGATGGATGATCCAATCTTGAACCAGAATCATATGTTTCTTCGCCTGAAGTTTTAACATCGTTCATGAAATCCACCCAGAATTTCAAAGATGAATCCAATTTGGTTATCAAGGCATGGGTGTCTAGATTCTCGTTTTCATCTGCATTTGCTTCATCGTGCAAGTAAGTGGATATAAACAACCTTCTCTTTCTGCTGTTCGATTCCAAGTGTTGCAGCCTCGATGATGAAATGCTGGATTTTTCTAATATTTCAGCAAGGAATAACACCATTTTCCTCTGTTTTGATTGTATGTTCTTTAGGCGTTCGTTTAAATTTTGTTCGTTTACTTGATTTTCCAGTTTGTGGGTCTGAAGTTGAAGACGAAGAGAACCTGTTTCacgttttaatttattgatttcaTCTTCATATTCCTGTTTTTCTGAAGCAGATAGTGGAGTTGAAGAGCTTCCTTGAGGCGGCATTGAATGGCTATGGATCGGTTTCCGCCTGTGAATATTCTTTAGAAGGTGTCTTTGTCCTTTTATAAATTCATCGTTT
The sequence above is drawn from the Erigeron canadensis isolate Cc75 chromosome 4, C_canadensis_v1, whole genome shotgun sequence genome and encodes:
- the LOC122598210 gene encoding heat stress transcription factor A-4c-like; amino-acid sequence: MMDGSQGGSSSSPPFLTKTYEMVDDPLTDHIVSWSHTGNSFVVWNPPEFASELLPKYFKHNNFSSFVRQLNTYGFRKIDPDQWEFANDEFIKGQRHLLKNIHRRKPIHSHSMPPQGSSSTPLSASEKQEYEDEINKLKRETGSLRLQLQTHKLENQVNEQNLNERLKNIQSKQRKMVLFLAEILEKSSISSSRLQHLESNSRKRRLFISTYLHDEANADENENLDTHALITKLDSSLKFWVDFMNDVKTSGEETYDSGSRLDHPSPDLNHADSPTISLVYMNQDSRVKSSGIDVNAEPVTATDGDSTPPAPPVQTGANDVFWEQFLTETPGGGDNTQEVQSERRDVIRPLWNTNTSINKITEQMGNLSPTGKLDVR